From one bacterium genomic stretch:
- the argH gene encoding argininosuccinate lyase, producing MAPDLDSEESRAPAESGTLWAGRLDAEPAEALMSFTVSLPYDRLLAADDIAASHAHVRGLVRAGLLSEADGVAVATALDVAAAELATGEFAFAPGDEDIHTAVERRVTELAGDAGARLHTARSRNDQVACDLRLFVKRELAAVAGGVLSLQQVLAERAAEAGEARLPAYTHLQRAQPVLLAHHLMAHGWALARDFDRLLDARRRADVSPLGAGASAGTSLPIDPDATAADLGFAARFENSLDAVSDRDFVAESLFALALLGVHLSRLGEEIVWWASEEVGFLRLDDAWATGSSMMPQKKNPDVAELARARAGRLIGNLTGLLATLKGLPLAYNRDLQEDKEPLFDSLAQVRGALAALAGLLRSAAFDEARMAAAADDPFLAATDLAEVLVSRGVPFRAAHERIAGVVQAALAGEGSFADLAAAEVGPETLAVLQPGGTLARRTSPGGGGPAAVAVQRERFGARLAADAARVAALDAPPA from the coding sequence ATGGCACCCGACCTTGATTCCGAGGAGTCCCGCGCTCCCGCCGAGAGCGGCACGCTCTGGGCCGGGCGCCTGGACGCCGAGCCGGCCGAGGCCTTGATGTCCTTCACGGTCAGCCTGCCCTACGACCGGCTGCTAGCGGCCGATGACATCGCCGCCTCGCACGCCCACGTGCGCGGCCTGGTGCGCGCCGGGCTGCTGAGCGAGGCCGACGGTGTGGCGGTCGCGACGGCGCTCGACGTCGCCGCCGCCGAGCTGGCGACGGGGGAGTTCGCCTTCGCGCCCGGTGACGAGGACATCCACACCGCCGTCGAGCGCCGCGTCACCGAACTGGCCGGCGACGCCGGTGCCCGGCTGCACACGGCGCGCAGCCGCAACGACCAGGTGGCGTGCGACCTGCGCCTGTTCGTCAAGCGCGAGCTGGCGGCGGTGGCGGGCGGCGTGCTCTCCCTGCAACAGGTGCTGGCGGAGCGCGCCGCCGAGGCCGGCGAGGCCAGGCTTCCGGCCTACACCCACCTGCAGCGTGCCCAGCCCGTCCTGCTGGCGCACCACCTCATGGCCCACGGCTGGGCGCTGGCCCGCGATTTCGACCGGCTGCTGGACGCTCGCCGGCGCGCCGACGTGTCGCCGCTGGGGGCCGGCGCCTCGGCGGGCACGTCGCTGCCGATCGATCCCGACGCCACCGCCGCCGACTTGGGCTTCGCGGCCCGCTTCGAGAACTCTCTCGATGCTGTCAGCGATCGTGACTTCGTGGCCGAGAGCCTCTTCGCGCTGGCGCTGCTGGGCGTGCACCTGTCGCGCCTCGGCGAGGAGATCGTCTGGTGGGCCAGCGAGGAGGTCGGGTTCCTGCGCCTGGATGACGCCTGGGCCACCGGGAGTTCGATGATGCCCCAGAAGAAGAACCCCGACGTGGCCGAACTGGCACGGGCCCGTGCCGGGCGGCTCATCGGCAACCTCACCGGCCTGCTGGCCACCCTCAAGGGGCTGCCGCTGGCCTACAACCGCGACCTGCAGGAGGACAAGGAGCCGCTGTTCGACTCCCTGGCGCAGGTGCGGGGGGCGCTCGCCGCGCTGGCCGGGCTGCTGCGCAGCGCCGCCTTCGACGAGGCGCGCATGGCCGCCGCGGCCGACGACCCGTTCCTGGCCGCCACCGACCTGGCAGAGGTGCTGGTGAGCCGGGGCGTGCCGTTCCGTGCGGCGCACGAGCGCATCGCCGGCGTGGTGCAGGCCGCCCTGGCGGGGGAAGGGAGCTTCGCCGACCTGGCGGCGGCCGAGGTCGGCCCCGAAACCCTCGCGGTCCTCCAACCCGGCGGAACGCTGGCGAGGCGCACGAGCCCCGGCGGCGGCGGCCCTGCAGCGGTCGCCGTCCAGCGCGAGCGGTTCGGCGCCCGTCTCGCCGCCGACGCCGCCCGCGTCGCCGCCCTGGACGCGCCCCCAGCGTGA
- a CDS encoding argininosuccinate synthase yields the protein MTQTSPQPGAPRKVVLAYSGGLDTSVILRWLQVTYGCEVVTFTADLGQGEELEPARAKAAALGVTEIRVEDLREPFARDFVFPMFRANAVYEGEYLLGTSIARPLIAKRLVEIAAETGADAIAHGATGKGNDQVRFELGAYALAPGIKVIAPWRIWDLTSRERLLAYAEEHGIPIMASAAGGSPYSEDANLLHISYEGGRLEDPWLEPEPSMWRWTVAPTEAPDEPLHLEISFERGDAVAIDGRSLPPGALLAELNALGSAHGVGRLDLVENRYVGMKSRGAYETPGGTILLRAHRAMESLTLDREVAHLKDELMPRYASLVYNGYWWSPERRMLQTAIDHSQQLVSGVVRLQLYKGNVTIVGRRSSHSLFDPAIATFEEDEGAYHQGDADGFIKLHALRLRTAAARAAGGGADGTRP from the coding sequence ATGACGCAGACATCGCCGCAGCCGGGGGCTCCCCGAAAGGTCGTCCTGGCCTACTCCGGCGGCCTGGACACGTCGGTGATCCTGCGCTGGCTGCAGGTCACCTACGGCTGCGAGGTGGTGACCTTCACCGCCGACCTGGGCCAAGGGGAGGAGTTGGAGCCGGCCCGCGCCAAGGCCGCCGCGCTGGGCGTGACCGAGATCCGCGTCGAGGACCTGCGCGAGCCCTTCGCCCGCGACTTCGTGTTCCCCATGTTCCGCGCCAACGCCGTCTACGAGGGCGAGTACCTGCTCGGCACCTCCATCGCCCGGCCGCTCATCGCCAAGCGCCTCGTGGAGATCGCCGCTGAGACCGGTGCCGACGCCATCGCCCACGGCGCCACCGGCAAGGGCAACGACCAGGTGCGCTTCGAGTTGGGGGCCTACGCGCTGGCACCCGGAATCAAGGTGATCGCGCCGTGGCGCATCTGGGACCTCACCTCCCGCGAGCGCCTCCTGGCCTACGCGGAGGAGCACGGCATCCCCATCATGGCCAGCGCGGCTGGCGGCTCCCCGTACTCCGAGGACGCCAACCTGCTGCACATCTCCTACGAGGGCGGACGCCTGGAGGACCCCTGGCTGGAGCCCGAACCCTCCATGTGGCGCTGGACGGTGGCCCCCACCGAGGCGCCCGACGAGCCGCTCCACCTAGAGATCAGCTTCGAGCGCGGCGACGCCGTGGCCATCGACGGCCGCTCACTGCCGCCGGGTGCGCTGCTCGCCGAGCTGAACGCCCTCGGATCGGCCCACGGCGTGGGACGCCTCGACCTGGTGGAGAACCGCTACGTGGGCATGAAGTCCCGCGGTGCCTACGAGACGCCCGGCGGGACGATCCTGCTGCGCGCCCACCGGGCCATGGAGTCGCTCACGCTGGACCGCGAGGTAGCGCACCTGAAGGACGAGTTGATGCCCCGCTACGCCTCGCTCGTCTACAACGGCTACTGGTGGAGCCCGGAGCGCCGCATGTTGCAGACGGCCATCGATCACAGCCAGCAGCTCGTCAGCGGCGTCGTGCGCCTGCAGCTCTACAAGGGCAACGTCACGATCGTGGGCCGCCGTTCCTCCCACAGCCTCTTCGACCCGGCCATCGCCACCTTCGAGGAGGACGAGGGCGCCTACCACCAGGGTGACGCCGACGGATTCATCAAGCTGCACGCCCTCAGGCTGCGCACGGCCGCGGCGCGGGCTGCCGGAGGTGGTGCCGATGGCACCCGACCTTGA